The sequence CCGGTGTGGGTAATGATGGGCATATAGAGATGCTGCAAAAGATTTCAAGCATATTTGGAGACAAGACAAAATATAACCAAATTATCAAAGCAGCTACTGTTGAAGAAATTTTTCGAATAATTAATCATTAAAGTGATTATATAAAGGGAGGAATAACAATGTATATATTAAGTGTTTGCGGGATGGGGTTTGGAACAAGTTTGATGCTTTTAATGGATATTCAAGCTATGGCAAAAGAAAGCGGTTACGAAGTTAAAGGTGAGGCTACTGACCTTGGCAGTGCGAAAGGGAAAAGCTGTGACTTTATGGTTGCTTCCAGTGAAATAGCTGCTGAATTATCAGGGGAAGGGGTGCCGATCGTTGCGATAGATAACTTACTGGATAAGGAAGAAATTAAAGCCAAAGTTCTACCCATGATTAAAAAAATGGATAAGGAGAGATAAATATGGTAGATTTTTTAGTTTCCATTTTAAGTAATCCTGCTATCATCATTGCATTAATTGCTGCAATAGGATTAAT is a genomic window of Virgibacillus proomii containing:
- a CDS encoding PTS sugar transporter subunit IIB; its protein translation is MYILSVCGMGFGTSLMLLMDIQAMAKESGYEVKGEATDLGSAKGKSCDFMVASSEIAAELSGEGVPIVAIDNLLDKEEIKAKVLPMIKKMDKER